In the genome of Mesosutterella faecium, the window CTGCAGGTTCACGGAGGGCGCGTAGTCATGCTCGAACGGCATGCAGGCGACGATCTTGCCGCCCTTCACCACCGGGCGCACGACGCCCCAGCGGAAGGCGGTGATCGAGGTGCCGTCGTTCAGCTGCGACTTGCCGAGGTTGAAGGTGCCGGTGAGGCCGAGGTTGGACTCCGGAAGCTCCTCGGGCCAGAGGGCCGCGCTCTTTGCGGCGGCGGGATAGCCCTCGTGGACGGGGCGGGCGGCCGGAGCCGCGTGGACCGCCGGAGCGGCGGCAGCCGCTGCGCCCGTGAGGGCAGCGGTCTTGAACAGGTTGCGACGAGAAATCCCAGTCATTTTTATACCTTAAAGGTTTCTGGTGTTTTTATTAACTGCTACAAAAGACTGCGCCCATCATACCCACTTCTGACGATGAGATCCAGTAAAAAGTGAGTAAATAATCAGCCCTCATCGCTATTCATTAATGTAATAACGATGTCTTTTTAAAGAACTTTTTTCTTTTCAGGTGGATTAATACTCACTCTCATTCAGTACGGTTTTCCCAATTATTCAAAGAGAAGCAGGCCTAAATTATTTGACAGTAATTTATGACAGTAATATGATGCTTTTCAGAGGAGGCTGCCATGCAGAGGAAATTTTCACTGGACGAACTCTCGCAGCTCACGCTGATCCCGAAGCGGACCATCCGCTTCTACATCCAGATCGAGCTGGTTTCGCGCCCCTGCGGCGAAAAGCGGGGGGCCTGGTACACCGCGAGGCACCTGGAGGAGCTGCTGCAGGTCCAGAGGCTCGCCTCTGAGGGGCTCTCGCTTGAAAAAATCAAGCTCCGGATGGAGGCCGGGCAAGGCGGGGGCGAATCCGCAGACCCCGCGCCCGGCACCGTGTCTCTTATTTCCAAGGTGGCTGTGGGCCGCGGCCTTTCGATCCTTCGCGACCCGAAGGCCTGCGAGCTCTCGGGCGAAGCCTTCCGGGGCTTCGTCCAGGCGGTGGTGAAGGCCTATGAATCGGCGCTGGCCGCGAGCGCCCCGCGGGAGGCGGAGAAACCCTGCACCCCCGCCGCAAAAGAGGAAGAAGGGAGCGAGCCCCCCGCGGCAGTCCGCGCAATGAAGGAGAACTCAAGATGATGGATGAAATGAAACCCGGCCTTGTCACAAGAGAAGGGACTCCGGTCCCCCTTACGAGCCTCGCCTGGGAGGCGGAAAACACGGGGCTCCTCCTTCATCTCAAGTGCACGCAGCGCTACAGAAACGAGGGCCGCGGGCCGATTGAGGCGGTCTACACCTTTCCTGTGCCGATCGAGGCGGCCGTCGTGAGCTTTTCCGCCACTCTTGGCGGCATCCGCAGGACGGCCCGGGCGATGAAGCGCTCCAAAGCCGAGGAAACCTACGAAAACGCCGTGGAAAACGGCGACTCGGCCGCGATGGTGGAGTACGCCGACGACGGCCTTCTGACGGCGAACCTCGGCAACATCGCCCCGGGCGAAGACGCGCTCGTGGAAATCGAGGCCGTGCTGCCGCTTCACTGGCTGTCCGGCACGGTGCGTATTGCGATCCCCACCGTGGTCGCGCCCCGCTACAGCAGGGACGGCAGTGAGGAACCGCTCCTTCCGCACCAGCAGGTGGAGACGAACGTCCTCGCCTCCTACCGGGCGGAGGCGCGCTTTACGCTCACCGGACCCCTTGCCGCGGCGACCATCGCCGCACCCGGCCACCGGATGGCGGTCTCCCCGGGCAAAGACTCAACCGTCGTGAGGATCACCGGCGCGAAGGCGGACAGCGACTTGATCCTCCTGCTATCTGACGTCCCGCCCGTGAACGGGGCCTGGTTCGCGGCGGATGGGGACGGGTGCGCCGCCTGCGTGACCCTCACCCCCGCCTCCGGAAAGCTCGTTTCGCAGCCCGCCGCCTTCAGCATCTTGGCCGACTGCTCGGGCTCCATGGAAGGCGTCTCGATCCTCAAGGCGCAGGAGGCGCTCGCCGCCCTCACCGAGTGCCTGTCGGATCGCGACAGTGTGACGTTGAGCCGCTTCGGGAGCGCCACGGAAGTCCTGATTCCGAAGCCCTCGCGCTTTACGTCTGTCTTTTCAAGGCGGGACTACCTTCCCGCCGTGCGCTCGATCGAGGCGGACCTGGGCGGCACCGAGATGGAGGCCGCGCTCGAGCGCGTGCAGGAGCTCGGCCCCCGGGACGTGCTGCTCATCACCGACGGCGAAGTCTGGGACAGCGACAAACTCAAGGCCCTCGCCGACCGCTCCGGGATGAGGATATTCGCGCTCGGGATCGGGGCTGCCCCGGCGGAGTCCGTCTTGAGAAGCCTCGCCCTCTCTTCCGGCGGCTCTTATGAAGCGGCCTCGCCCACTGAAGACATGCGGGAGCCTGTGCGAAGGCTCGTCGCCCGCATGCGGCTTCCCGCGGCGGGAAAGCCCTCCCTTTCCTGGCGCGACCCCGCGCTCGTGTGGGCCTCGCCCCCCCAGGGACTCTTCTTAAACGACAGCGTCACGCTGTTTGGGTGGCTTTCTGACCGGCCCACGGCGCTGCCCAGCCTTGCCTGGCGTGACTCTGAAGGCAAAAAGCAGAGCGCGCGCCCCGAGGCCTGGGCGGAAGCCACAGGCCCGGAGCTTCGGCGGGCCGCGGCCCGCGTCCGCTTCGAGGAGATCACCGACTCCGAAGAGCAGGAGGCGTTTGCCGAACAGGAGAGCCTTCTCACGCCCTGCACGAGCCTCGTGCTCGTTCGGGAGCGCACGGAAGAGGAAAAGCGCGCCTCCGGCGGGGCGCTCCCGGAAATGATCCGCGTGCCCCAGATGGAAGTGTCCGAGAGGCCGGAAGCTGAGATGCGGGGAATCCTCACGAGCGAACCCCGCGGGGCGACGCTGCTGAGACAGAGGGCGCTGCTTGATACCGCCGAAATCGAAGCAGAACTTGCCTCCCCCTGCGAAGACCGTTCCTCGGAGAACCCGTCCGATCAGAGAAGCTTTCCGGACGATGCCCTCGAGGAGGGCTGGGAGCGTGAGCTCGCCCAAAGCCTCCAGTCCGCAGAGGACCTGGAGATCTGGCTTAAGAGCCGGGGGGCGGGCGTCCCGGAAGCCTTCTGGAAGAAGGCC includes:
- a CDS encoding MerR family transcriptional regulator, with translation MQRKFSLDELSQLTLIPKRTIRFYIQIELVSRPCGEKRGAWYTARHLEELLQVQRLASEGLSLEKIKLRMEAGQGGGESADPAPGTVSLISKVAVGRGLSILRDPKACELSGEAFRGFVQAVVKAYESALAASAPREAEKPCTPAAKEEEGSEPPAAVRAMKENSR
- a CDS encoding VIT and vWA domain-containing protein produces the protein MMDEMKPGLVTREGTPVPLTSLAWEAENTGLLLHLKCTQRYRNEGRGPIEAVYTFPVPIEAAVVSFSATLGGIRRTARAMKRSKAEETYENAVENGDSAAMVEYADDGLLTANLGNIAPGEDALVEIEAVLPLHWLSGTVRIAIPTVVAPRYSRDGSEEPLLPHQQVETNVLASYRAEARFTLTGPLAAATIAAPGHRMAVSPGKDSTVVRITGAKADSDLILLLSDVPPVNGAWFAADGDGCAACVTLTPASGKLVSQPAAFSILADCSGSMEGVSILKAQEALAALTECLSDRDSVTLSRFGSATEVLIPKPSRFTSVFSRRDYLPAVRSIEADLGGTEMEAALERVQELGPRDVLLITDGEVWDSDKLKALADRSGMRIFALGIGAAPAESVLRSLALSSGGSYEAASPTEDMREPVRRLVARMRLPAAGKPSLSWRDPALVWASPPQGLFLNDSVTLFGWLSDRPTALPSLAWRDSEGKKQSARPEAWAEATGPELRRAAARVRFEEITDSEEQEAFAEQESLLTPCTSLVLVRERTEEEKRASGGALPEMIRVPQMEVSERPEAEMRGILTSEPRGATLLRQRALLDTAEIEAELASPCEDRSSENPSDQRSFPDDALEEGWERELAQSLQSAEDLEIWLKSRGAGVPEAFWKKALEICERDGAGNPEEAACLLCLIWALIRIADQGESRLAFFVLLRLLLLRP